One part of the Vicia villosa cultivar HV-30 ecotype Madison, WI linkage group LG6, Vvil1.0, whole genome shotgun sequence genome encodes these proteins:
- the LOC131610809 gene encoding protein NDR1-like produces MACEDGKGCYIWLLQVICLLGLLVLGLWLSLRPNNPSFSIMLVSIDRLSDQNDTIFYTLEINNPNKDSSIYYDDIILSFLFGQQEDKVGETTIGSFHQGTSKNRIVSGIVNGKPGPFKPLFKAISNATAELKVSLATRYRCKTWGIKSKFHRLHLNGILPIDSDGKLSRKKKKYPLTSNSKKLGRSKVKKH; encoded by the coding sequence ATGGCATGTGAAGATGGGAAGGGTTGCTATATATGGTTGTTGCAAGTTATATGCCTCCTAGGCCTTCTTGTTCTTGGCCTATGGTTATCCTTACGACCGAATAACCCCTCCTTCTCCATCATGTTAGTCTCCATAGATCGTCTATCGGATCAAAATGACACAATCTTTTATACCCTTGAAATCAATAACCCAAACAAAGACTCCAGCATTTACTATGATGACATAATATTGAGTTTCCTATTCGGGCAACAAGAGGACAAAGTGGGAGAGACAACCATAGGCTCATTTCATCAAGGAACCAGCAAGAACCGCATTGTATCCGGCATTGTTAATGGCAAACCTGGACCATTCAAACCTCTCTTCAAGGCCATATCAAATGCAACCGCGGAGCTGAAGGTTTCCCTGGCGACAAGATATCGATGCAAGACATGGGGAATCAAGAGCAAGTTTCATAGATTACACTTGAATGGTATTCTGCCAATTGATTCTGATGGTAAGCTTTCACGTAAGAAGAAGAAATACCCGCTTACTagtaattccaaaaaattagggAGGTCCAAAGTAAAGAAGCACTGA